Within Plectropomus leopardus isolate mb unplaced genomic scaffold, YSFRI_Pleo_2.0 unplaced_scaffold9882, whole genome shotgun sequence, the genomic segment GTTTGTAATTCTTTGTTCGTCGTGGCAGGACAGAAGAGCCTCACTGTACTGAGTGGCTCCAGTCTGGATGTATCATTTCTCAGCAATGTTACCGCCGGAGTGAATTTCACGAATTGACTGATTTAGCAGGCTATGGCCAGAATGCAACAAGGGACTATTTTCCGAcgttggatttattttttatgtcatgtaTCTCACATATGGAGTCTTGCAGCAGCACAGATTGTGTATTCTGTTACGGAGGAATCGAGCCCCGGTACAACTGTGGGAAATTTGGCGAAAGACTTGCATCTAGATGTACAAGAATTGGAATCTCGGGgttttcagatttcaggaccTAATACGCAGTATTTTGAGGCAAATGTTAAGACTGGGATACTTTTGGTGAAAGACAGAATAGACCGAGAGGAGCTCTGCTCGCGTAATGTGAAGTGCTCACTGGAGGTGGAAGCCATTGTGAACTCCCCGCTGAATCTCTATCGCTTTGAGGTTAAAATTCTGGATATAAACGACAATGCACCCTCTTTTCGGATACCTGagattgttttaaatgtgtccGAGTCGGCTTTTCCTGGTGAGAGATTTGCACTTCCGAAGGCATTCGATGCAGATGTCGGCAGTTATTCGGTAAAAGGATACAAGCTGagtcaaaatgaacatttttccctggaTGTACAGAATGGTGGAGAGCCGACTATGTCTGCTGAAATGGTGCTGCAGAAAGCCGTAGACCGTGAGAAACAGCCTATAATCAAACTAACACTGACAGCTGTAGATGGAGGGAAACCTGCTAAATCAGGCACGTTACACATCACCGTTAATGTTCAAGATGTAAATGATAACATACCAATTTTTGACAAGACGCTGTACAAAGCCACAGTACCCGAGAACACGCTGCACGGTGCAGCCGTGATTTCTGTGCATGCTCGAGATCTAGATGAGGGTCTTAACGGAGAAATACTGTATTCTTTTATAAACCAAGACAATGATAACGACGTTGATAAATTTGCCATTAATCCCCTAACGGGGGAGATTACGGTAAAAGGTGATTTGGACCATGAAAAAAGCAACGCAGTTGAAATACGGGTCCAAGCTAAAGACAAAGGGTCAAGTCCAAGAGCATCTCACTGTAA encodes:
- the LOC121940923 gene encoding protocadherin alpha-4-like; the encoded protein is MARMQQGTIFRRWIYFLCHVSHIWSLAAAQIVYSVTEESSPGTTVGNLAKDLHLDVQELESRGFQISGPNTQYFEANVKTGILLVKDRIDREELCSRNVKCSLEVEAIVNSPLNLYRFEVKILDINDNAPSFRIPEIVLNVSESAFPGERFALPKAFDADVGSYSVKGYKLSQNEHFSLDVQNGGEPTMSAEMVLQKAVDREKQPIIKLTLTAVDGGKPAKSGTLHITVNVQDVNDNIPIFDKTLYKATVPENTLHGAAVISVHARDLDEGLNGEILYSFINQDNDNDVDKFAINPLTGEITVKGDLDHEKSNAVEIRVQAKDKGSSPRASHCKVLIEITDVNDNPPEISVTSLVNVVREDAPIDTMVGLITVRDNDADKNGVVQVRIVDSVPFTIKNTYKNHYSLVVDGTLDREQASQYNVTIIATDEGDPPLSGTSVITVHVSDVNDNAPLFKEPLINIFVKENSPVGAVIYTLTADDPDVDENAKVTFSVIHNNSKNNIIGSVINVNSETGEIVTLQSFNYEEIKTFQFKVQATDSGVPPLSSNVTVNV